Below is a window of Armatimonadota bacterium DNA.
GGTTCATAAAGGCCTAGGCAAGCCTTTGGCTTCAAATATTCTTCATAGAACTTGCCCATATGTGAAAAGTTGAGGCCAAAGTCGAACCAGAGCCCCGTGTTTTTGTCTTTGAGGAAAATCTTATTGCCGCCGATGCACCCAACACCGTCGAAGCATGTGATGGTCGCCATGTTTGTTGCCTCCGAAGGTAGCATCCTCATGCTATGACTTCGGCAAAAATTCAAGGAGTTCCTTTTATTGGATATAATAATGCTAAGTCTAAGATGCCAGTCGAATCTTTGGGGAAGAGGCTGGATTGAAAGCAGAGGAGAGGTCGGCGGCTAGAGACTTTTCATATAGCTGAGCATTTGCGATTGCCACTGCAGCTGCAGATGCAACCGTCTGGAAAAGACGCATTTTTTCGTCATTCAAAGGGACGTGTTTGTTAAAAAATAAATTTAGTACACCTAGGGCGATATCTTGATATACCAGCGGCACTGATACAGCATAACCGCTGCTTGCGGCTAGAACCCTCCAAGGGATAAACTCAACATCTGCGAAGACATCATCTACAACGACTATGCGTTTTTCTCTGAACGCCTTTGCTGTATGGCCGGAATAAAATCCTGGCCGGCCACTTCCCTCTACGTTCTGCGGCTTCCTTGGGTTTAGCGGCATCTCGGGCAAACCATATGTCGCGTAGGTGGTGAGAGTTGTTCCTTCTTCGTTGGCAAGCATGACCGAAGCATATGTGGCAGAAAGCATTCTAGCCATGTCAGAAACCATCGCTAGCAATACTACCCGAAGGTCGAGTGTGTTCGATAAGCTTGATGACATATAGTGGACGGCTTCTAAATGTGAAATCCTAGCGTGTGCATCTGAGTATGATGCACCAAACTCTTTTGCCATATAGATAACTAGTAGGAAGAAGCCACAGAGCCTAAACAAATGTGCTAGCCACCACATAATGCTGTAATCTAGCCCAGATGCAGCATCAGCCATCTGCGAGAGTGCTATTAATGCGCCAAAGACCATGAGGGAACGAGTAAAATTGTCTTCTCGCTTTGCATAAGCATGTGCGCCCACATATAGTGCGGCGAATGTGGCAGTCACTAGAAGTGCGTCATGGAGGCCTTTATTCGCTAATTGTTCTTTAAAGCATTGCCAAAAGCCGCCCAGCCCGAATGGCAAATTTTCCTGTAACTTTAAATTGTATCTGGCAAGTATGGGCAGACAGACTGCGAGGCATATAGAAAGGGATAAGCTGGCAATTATAGGTCTCTTGCCCATGCGCCGCACGGTTTCGAGCTCTTCCACCTTTTCGTCCCTTGCTGTAGCTGCTAGAAGAATAGCGCAAGCGACTTGCCAACCTATACAGTAATAGTTCACAACTCTTTCGATGATTGAACAAGAGACTGGATTAATTAAGCTTGTTATTCCATGCGCAATAAGTGCTGTGCCGGCGCCGCTAAAAGCAATTGTAGCCAAAAGGGCTCTGCGCTCACCATTTACATAATAGTGAATCCACATGCAGTAAATTAGACCAAGGTCAAGAAGCCCTGCATAACCTTCTGTGAGTGCATGTACCCCTGGGTTGGAGTATATCCATCCAAACAGGGGCAGGTCCCGAATTGCCCAAATTAGCGCGCCTAATGCAGCCGAACATAGAATCATCCTGACGGCGTATTGTTTTGCAGGCTGCGTCTGCTGAATTAATATGTCTTGCTCGGCTTCTATTTCGGGAGCTTTTTTAATTTCAGGTGACAATACTTCCAATTTTGTGTCACCCTTCTTTGTGATGTGTAAGATGGTTTCCAACCAATTTGATTATCGGTGATTGTGCACTGGCTACTTAGGATACGCACCCATTAAAAAGTATCAATGTGTGGGTATTTTGTGGTGGGCTGAAGCTAATTAGCAAATGAACCCCACCGTGCGGTGGGGTTCATACCATCTAGCGAAAAGTTGTTTAATTAAGTCTAAGGCATGCCCGGTAGGAGTGGCGGGAGCGAGATGTCACCGATTCCCATACCTGGAAGGTAATGGCGCGCTACATCCATCGCTTCTTCTACGCCAGCTGTCGTTTTTTCGAAAGTGCCCTCGGGAACCTGTCCGCTGATTTCCGCCACCAGCTGGTTCATAAAGGCTGATACATCGGGAGGCTTATTTCGCTCGATTTGGTCAAGCATGGCTTCGTAATCCATCGCATAGCAGGTAAACAGTGTATTCCAACCGGCTCTTGTGCGCTTTTCATTTTTGTATACTGCTGGCAGGTGAACAGTCATTATCCTGCCGTCCATGGATTTGTACTTAAACCGAAGTATTTCAGTCGCGCTGCCATCCCAGTTTTTAATTTTTACGACCTTTATGCCCGAGGACACGACCTGTTTTAAGCCATAGACTGGTTCCGTTGGGGTCGGAGGAGGCACCGAAGCTATGGATCCTGGTTGCGCACCGGAATCAACTGGTGCACCAGTAACGCTACTCTGAGCCTGGTTTGGTGGTGGTGGCTCAGCGGGCGGGTTTTGTGCGCTAATCTCCTGCTGCCAATAAATAAAGACTCCCAATCCTGAGAAGAGAAGGCACAGTGGGATTAACCAAAAGTAGTGCTTTTTGATTATGAGCGACATCTGCGTACCTCCCACAGTGAGCACCTTGGGAAAATTGCGTGCGTATGATTGCGAAGGTCACATAATTAATCCTTAGGCGCTTGTGTATGCTTAACTTATTCTATATCACAACATCCCTGTTTGTCAAGCGTCCAAGAACTGGAGTGAGAATAGGTTCTGTGCTAGGAGGTATCAGGGATTCCAGGTTCGGTTAGGGCATCTGGTTTTAGGAGCCGGTCAAGTTCCTCGGGGGTAAGGAGGCCATTTTCAATGATGACCTCGCGGACGGATTTCCCTGTAAGAAGCGCTTCTTGGGCTACCATTGAGGCAGCTTGGTAGCCAATTTTTGGGCTCAATGCGGTTGCCAGCCCCAAGCTATTCTCTGCAAAAGTGCGGCAACGCTCTTCGTTTGCTACCATTCCGCGGAGGGCTTTTTCCGTAAATACTGAAACAGCGTTCCTTAGAATTATCAAAGATTCGAATAGGTTGCGTGCTATGACTGGTGTCATCGTGTTGAGGTCGAGGCGGCCGCTTCTTGCCGCATGAGCAATGACCGAGTCGTTGCCTATCACTTGGCAACAAACCATTTCAAGCACTTCAGCCATCGATGGGTTGACCTTTCCTGGAATGATTGAGGAACCTGCCTGAGCGACAGGCAGGTCTATTTCGGCAAAGCCTGTCATTGGTCCTGAATACATGAGGATTATGTCGCCTGCTATTTTCATTAAAGCAACTGCAGTATCTCGGACGGCTCCCGAAATATCAAGAAAATCATTTGCACTCTGGGTAACTTCGACCCAGCTTTCTGGTGGGCGAAGGTCTTCCATTTCGGTATATTCTTTTAGTTCATCCAGGGCTATAACTCTATATGCAATTGTGGAGTTGATTCCTGTGCCAACAGCAGTCGCCCCGATATTAAGTTCCTTTAGGTTCTCCATGGCTATGTGAACATGGCGTGAGACCTTTCCAATGGTAACCGCGTATGCGGCTAGCTCTTGGCCGAGGCGTATTGGCACAGCGTCGCGAAGATGCGTGCGTGCCGA
It encodes the following:
- a CDS encoding GAF domain-containing protein — encoded protein: MEVLSPEIKKAPEIEAEQDILIQQTQPAKQYAVRMILCSAALGALIWAIRDLPLFGWIYSNPGVHALTEGYAGLLDLGLIYCMWIHYYVNGERRALLATIAFSGAGTALIAHGITSLINPVSCSIIERVVNYYCIGWQVACAILLAATARDEKVEELETVRRMGKRPIIASLSLSICLAVCLPILARYNLKLQENLPFGLGGFWQCFKEQLANKGLHDALLVTATFAALYVGAHAYAKREDNFTRSLMVFGALIALSQMADAASGLDYSIMWWLAHLFRLCGFFLLVIYMAKEFGASYSDAHARISHLEAVHYMSSSLSNTLDLRVVLLAMVSDMARMLSATYASVMLANEEGTTLTTYATYGLPEMPLNPRKPQNVEGSGRPGFYSGHTAKAFREKRIVVVDDVFADVEFIPWRVLAASSGYAVSVPLVYQDIALGVLNLFFNKHVPLNDEKMRLFQTVASAAAVAIANAQLYEKSLAADLSSAFNPASSPKIRLAS
- a CDS encoding aspartate ammonia-lyase produces the protein MSKNKNEKEGNPDSRIERDWLGEKEVPADALYGIHTVRALENFPISGQKAIPEFITALAMVKKAAAVTNMRIGRLNEDIGLAIRDAADEIIHGKWHDQIVVDVFQAGAGTSLNMNMNEVIANRALELLNLPKGSYDIINPNDHVNMSQSSNDVFPTAMRITALKLGNRLLESLSELEDVLWSKADEFDHMLKSARTHLRDAVPIRLGQELAAYAVTIGKVSRHVHIAMENLKELNIGATAVGTGINSTIAYRVIALDELKEYTEMEDLRPPESWVEVTQSANDFLDISGAVRDTAVALMKIAGDIILMYSGPMTGFAEIDLPVAQAGSSIIPGKVNPSMAEVLEMVCCQVIGNDSVIAHAARSGRLDLNTMTPVIARNLFESLIILRNAVSVFTEKALRGMVANEERCRTFAENSLGLATALSPKIGYQAASMVAQEALLTGKSVREVIIENGLLTPEELDRLLKPDALTEPGIPDTS